gctaatcatttctgcagaacatactaatatacatatcgtgtgaatatgaatgtcctatctctaatcttccaggtgttctgttttttttctgaacatgagagtAGTTTAAACCGCAGCCCCGATGCGCCATCATCCTGCAGCTGTCCATCTCTAACACTTGCTGACAGGCACTTCCCTTTCTTTAACGGAGCGTTACACGGTCTTCTAAGATCTAACCAATATTCAGATGTGATCTCTGAATGAGAAACTCGCTGTGCAATCTTTCCTTGTACGGGTATTTGGCTGTTACAGGTACAAACGGAAGGGGCGAGTATAGACAATGAAACAGGCGTGTAATCCTAACAAACATAGGTCCAGAAATCAGTGGTTTCCTCAATGTGACTTACACACAGGTGTAGTCATGCCAGTGTTACAATACTGTTAATGTCTATGGCTACATTTTGCGTGGTGTTACTTATGGTGAAAAGATATGTACAGTACATGGTACacgcatgatggtgcaccagcacacatTCAAGTGAATGTTCGGGAATACGTAGAGCGAATCTTCGACACCAAGTATGTCGGTGGTGGCTCGCCACTACTATGGCGTTATAGGTCCCCAAACTTGAACCAGTTGAATTTTTTGCGTGAGGATATAGCGCGTCGGGGGAAGATGATATACATTACGATGGGAAATTTTGAGATTTCCAAAACGAGATAAATCACGCGTTTGGTAAGGTTTCTTCAAACTGAAAACCGATACGATGTGTATGAGAAAATACTAAACccggtaataatttttttattgcaatTACTGACCGTATGGTTGATATGTGTTGTTTTACAGCACAGTCATTATATATGCCCTATATGAAATCCCATATTCCCATAAAACTCGAAAATAGTTAATGCCAACACTTATGTGATCCACTGCTAATTGGAGGCATTTTTAATTCCACTTGCCTATATTTGTCATTCTTGCGTAATTTATAGGCACGGTCTGCAAATATATAAATGTAAAAATGTTATTACGAGTATCTGTCTTATCCTAAAGAAAATATGGGCTCTTTCCCAGGTATTGGATACGAGATGCGTGTTAAATACGCGTTCCACTATGGCAGCAAACAGGAAGTAGATTGTGATACACATACTTCAAGACACAGAGTGCATGATAAACACGCTGTTAGAACTGACAAAAATGTACAGAAATCACTATTGTAGTTTTTAAATAGATTTTTGATTGTTATACAGCATAAGTTTTCGTACGCACCGGATTTTTTTTATCCaaaagatgaaaaatatccctTACAACTGCGCCTATCGCTTTCCGCTCAGACTTGGACTCAAGGAAGCAATGGATAACTGAGTACTACTCTCTTGACACAGTGAAGTAACATGAGCAAATAGGTACCATGCCACAATCACCATCTTCCCTCGATTCACCCCATTTAAAAGCTTTGGTGTAGTCCTACCCTCTTGACAGTGTCGAATTCCGGAAACGTGTTGTGGATTTTGTCAATGCGTTCGGAACAGAGTTGGGATTTTTAACGTATACGGGCAGTGATGAACAGACGTGATGAAGACTGCATTCACATGAAAAATGACCGTTTGGAAAACTTGTTGTAATGTGTTTGTCCTTCACAGTATGTCTGCCGTTTGACTCCTCCGGGACTCTGTTACAAGGTGTCCATGTACTCAGACGCAATACGTCATATCGGGGAAACCAttggttcgccggccggtgtggccgtacggttctaagcgcttcagtttggaaccgcgtgaccgctacggtcgcaggttcgaatcctgcctcgggcatggatgtgtgtgatgtccttaggttagttaggtttaagtagttctaagttctaggggactgatgacctcagaagttaagtcccatagtgctcagagccatttgaaccatttgaaccattggttcgGGATTATTAGGAAATTAGAATTACTTGCTCTCTCGGTTGTGCTCTGCTCACCCCTTTTGCTTGTATTTGTTATCGTCACACACCCTGTGTACGGAATGTAGTTGGTCTTACTCCTACATTGTATTATGGGCGTTTGCGCTGGTATGCTTGTCATTTACAGACGCCAGCCAATTCGATGTTAGTTGCATGCCGCCTTCGTGGTGTTGTAACTGTAATCGCCAGCAATGCATTCGTAGAGAAAACAGGTTCGCTGTTGACCAGAGTGGCAGTGAAAGATCTGTCTGTCGAGACAATAGGCACTGGAAATGTTGCCTACGTAACTCGTGCGCGGAGAAAATAATAGAAGGCAAACGAAATAATCTCCGATCTCATCGCAGCTGCCTGTTCTGGAAGGAACTCTTTAACCATCTGAAGTTTCTACATACGGACATACGTCGACGACGCGTGTGGAGCAGTCAGTGAAAGCCTCGGCATTGACCCAGTTGGGGCCGCCGGCCGCTGACGCGGTGAAATGGAGAGTTGCTGAGGGATCCCCGCCGCTTTCTTCGGCGTCCTCCAGCTgccagccagccggccgcggtgacctcaCGGCGTGACGTGGCGGCCGGCGCGTTATGTCAGCACTACCTGGGTCACTGACACGGCGCAGCCGCGCTGCTGCAGACGCCGAGAGATCGCCGGCAAGTGCCGCAGGGAACAACCTTGGAATCATTTCGTGCGCATGGAGATCTGCGTCGAGAAACGAGAGGGAGTGATGCTTGCTTGGACACTGCTCATATTCGTAGGTTCCCTGATCTCTGTTTTAAGAAAAATGTGGAAGGTAGAACCCACTTTAGTTAAGACATGAAGTCGCCCAGCAGGTATTCGACCACGTTATAAAATTGAGAGCACTTCTCACATCAATGCTAAGTGGCTCGCTTGATATAAACTGGTCACTTGCTGCTCAAACTGACGCATTTCGGACGCAGCACATATTCAGAACGTCCACAAAACGAATACAAAGCCATAAGCACAAGCGTAAATTACAAAAGTGTAAACTTATCGAaggtattacaaaaatatttagaaataatCATACCAAATAGAACTGCCGCTCACAGAGGATATCGTCACACGTATGGGTCCTCACCATCAGTGCTCAACTAATGAAGGGTCGCCATTATACAACCTAGCTACAAAAATATGCCACCAGATGTCATGACAGTATGGACATAGTGGCGATACTAGAGCCCACAGAAATAAATCAGCGATTTAGTAAGAAAATAACACTGGAAATCAGTACAGAAATAGAATCAAAGAACTATATGTGACactaaaaacaataatttaaaatttataccCAACAGTGCAGTAATGCTTCATGTAATTCATTTTGGGGCCGGTATCGAAAGGGAAGAAAGAATAACATGGGAGAAAAGGGGGAAGGAGCAGCATATTGGGGGAGTAACAAATCAATCGCAAAACAAAGTTCATGCAAAGAGCCAAAACACGTAAGGTAACAAACGTTTCTAAGTATTAGATGGCTCGCTGTGTGGTGCAGTGCTAAATAAGACACTGGGTTTACTTGCGGGAGACAAGTGGTTCAGATTTCCGCCCTGGCATTCAGATTCATAAAAAGTTCTATCTAAAACATGTTACTTGCAATACCATCAAAGAAGCCTTCATGGTTATCAGATCAGCATGTATTGGACATGATAGCATCACAGTCCAAATGCTGAAGCTTATTACTGACCCACTATGAAAGGTATGttcaaccactccttaaccacAAGAGTTTTCCTTGAGGCCTGGAAACAAGGACCAGTTCAGCCACAACTCAAAAAGAACGTTGCCGCAGCACCCTCAGATTACCGACCTATTTGCGTTCCTCTTGCACACTCTAAGGCTTTAAAATATATAGTCCTCGACCAGCGACCAAACCGCCTAACTACGAGCGATCTGTTGGACGAATACCAGTCAAGTTTCCGTATATATAGCGGCCTAACATCTGTCCtgataaaggtaacagatgacctgaagcttgctATGGATGCACTATAGGCAACAAAATCATGTGCTTTCTAGACTTAGACATCTTACTTGCCAAAATTTCCAGTGTAAAATTCTTTGCCAAGTGCAGTACCATGCTTTCCCTTAGACCTGACGTCTCGCCAGTAGTGAGTCATGTTcagcaccataaagtcacaatgtgGTAGGTAGAATCAGGTGTCTACCAGGGTTCGGTATTGGGTCCTGTACCGTTTTCACTGAACGTTAACGATATACTATCAGTTTCGTCCAAATGAGAATACCACATGTCTTCTGGTGACTTCCAGTTGTATCTAAGAGCAAAACCAATAACCTGAGGACAGCTGCCGAGAATCTCAGTACCGACCTGTGTACACTATCAAAATGGGCGGAGGGTATAGCTTTAAAGCTTAACCAATCCAGAAACCAAGAGGTACTGGTAATACTAGAATCAGTAGCCCGAAATATAGTAAACACCTACCATCGTTCACCTTAAACTGGGCAAaaatcaacttctctccttcatcaaagagtctaggaataataacagataaaaatctaaattggactgagctcATAACTGCGGTGTGCAAGAAGGCATCTGGATCTCTCCATGGCCTGCAAATATATAAAAAGTTATTCCCTTGTACAAGCACTTacacttccagttattgattacagcgatgctaTTCTGGAAGGTCTTTCTCACCCGAAAGTTCATGGCGCCTAGAACTTGTTGTGTTGCTTATATTTGTGATATTCGACTCTTTGGCCATATTTCATCACcagcacagctatcctggctgcgtatAGAAAAGCGCGGTGCTTTCCAGATCGTCTGTCCTCTCTTATGTTTTATTAACGAACACTGTCCGTCATATCCCTCCTCGACCTTAACGCCCTTATCTGAACAAAGTGGCAGAAACGCCCATCAGAGCAAATCCTTTATGTCCTACTCCATTGTTCAGCCACTTTCcggaagtccttctcagtagcaggaatccGACTCTGGAATAGCCTCCCGTAGTATAATAAAGAAGTGAATAACACATCcaacttcagaagacagttaacgaCATATCTACTAAAGGAAGAATAAGGATTtccattgtccctgtacgcactcgctTCCCTTGTACAGCCTTTTTCCCGACCAGGTCTTCCTATTTCCAATATTCTTAACTGGTGCAGTCTCGttgaatttcctttccccagaactcgatGTATCAGAAAATATCTATCTTGTACACCTGCAGTTTTTTATATCTGTCactatcattactgttattattgtcattattattgttattattattactattagtggcagcagctacaggattaactttattagttcatagtcagtgttatttactcacattgccacttcagacactcaaatcattttaatagctCAGATCAGGATAAATAAAACAAGTATACTGGGCTGTCCTTCAGCATCGTAAATGTAACTGTTCCTAGGCCGTTTTCTACCTCTATGATAACCTTCCACAGCCAATGAAACTATTAATCTTGACGTACAAATGTTAATCTTTGTCTTCTCCTACAATTCCTGCAACTAGCGCGTGATCCAGAGCAAAGGGaatcgacgggaggccctcgtcagacgccattattattattatacttaaaTGCCGAAGTACAGGCTATCAACATCTCATTTTGTCTAATCATTGTTTTCCGTAGACTGTGTTCTACTTACGTTCTTTCTAATTTCTACATATCGTactttatattaaaaattaatttgtaacacATTTCTAGAGAACAAAATTTCACATGATCCTTGTTTCCGGATTTTCCATTTCtactgatggtgatgatgatgattatgttttaTTTGTAGGGTCATCAGGGCCCGTATACATTCCCActctgtacacagtccagtctagccactttcatggatgatgatggaatgatgacagcacaaacatccagtcccctccATTGATACTGTCACTTCTATACAACGTTTCAGAAACTTCTTAAATTCTGTACCAGTGAGTTACTAAGTATAGCCTACCATCTTGTTGACGCAAGCTGTTTCTGACATCATCTGTTTGGCTGTACTCTCTTCATTGCTTTGATCTCCCTGTCTCGTCTTATTGTCAGTTGAGAGAATTGTTTCACTCCTTATTTGCGGCTTTTGTGTTTAAGAGATATTTCatcttccaatttatttttatCGTTACTCGTGCCTTCGCTTTATTCTCTGTGCACCTATATTCTTCTCCTCAAATTTTCTGTCACTGCTTTCTTTCTTCCTTCGATACAAATTGTAAACGGAAGTTACTTTACACTCTTTTTTAATACGAAATTGTCTTTCTTGTTTACTTGCTACGCTAGTCGTGTGCAGAACATCATTTTTGAAACGTGCAACTTAAACGAGCCTCTTGTCCTCACCGGCAAACTCTGCTGCCATAAACTGCAATACTTTTTAACGCAAGATGCCACCACAAGGGCAACTAAGAAGTATTTCTACTTTCTCAATGCGTCTTTTGGTACTGCGGACTGTACATGTGTGAGCAGTGCATGCTAGGCAGCTGGTTCACAGGTTGGGAATTAACATTTCGATCCCACCGCCCCGATTGTCAACGGTATTACGCGCTGCATCTTTTCGGCGAAGAGAAAGCTCACGTTTAACAAAGTAAGCTCTGTCCGCCACGCAAATGGCCTGAAGTAATACCTGTTGGAACGCGCTCGTTTGATTCCGGCTAACGCCGTGTAAATTCGCAGATGCCCTTTAGGCTAATGCCGTCCGCTGACCACTGCCCTTATTACCAGCACGTGCTCACCAAAGGCGCAGGGTGGGGCGCGCTTTGTCTGGAGAATGGAAGCGGCGGCGTTTCACATCCAGTTGGACGGGCCAAGCGATCGCCTATATAAGAGCAGGCCAGCGGCACCGCAAGCAGACACCACCGACAACCACACAACAGCATGGCCTGCAAGGTGAGGCAACCACCTCTTTTCTCCTGGCGAACTTTACGTGCGGGCTGCTCTACGAGTAGGCAGCGCTTAAGCGTAAAATTCTGGGGCAGCGTATTTTGGAAGGGTCTCTTATAATTGGAGTGCTTTCTCTATAGCCTATGGATTTGAGAAAATACTTATGTAAGCCATTTACGAGGTCAAAGTATCAGACAGAATTCAAGATTTGGGACGACGTATATGTATATTTGATACAGACATCTTTGTGATTAGCTCTCAGTGATGCTTCTATTAGTGGCACAAGTTACCATTATAACAGTTGTGATTACTTTTGTAATGTTGATAAGCGTCCCTTACAATATATGTACGAAAGGGAGCAGAGAGAGCTACATGGTCTACGGATACAAGAACGTCagttaaaaaaaagaaggaaaatacctTTGGGCGCTATGTTTCACTGAAAGGAACTCTAACTGCATATAGCAATGATGTTATTTTTTATCGTGAAACTATTAGCAATGACTCTTGTGGTATGTTACAAGCCACGAAGTACTGAATTGTACATTGTGTGGAGAAACAATACATTTGTTTCGAGTTGTGGAGTGAGTTAGCACACAGTGTTCGCATTTTGTAGTATCGGGGTTCAGGtcctcgtccggccatcttcattcAGGTTTTCCGTTAATTACCTAAACTGGGAGTTGCGCGAACGATTCCTTTGAAAAATAAAACAGCCAAGTTGTTTCGCTAACCATGTTTTAGACCATTTGTGCCCATCGATATCAAAGGACATCCTTGTCAGTGGAACGATAAAACCTTAATCTTACTTCTGCATTCTTAGCAGTGTTCGAACGCACAGTTTTTTTGGAAACTAAAGGGTGAACCATACCAGATACGCAAATTATAGGACGAACAAGACCACTTGCAATTCCATTAAGAACGAGTAGACCTCGAGATTAAGCCTGAAACGCTCTTTCTTAACCATCAACTCTCATGCCTAGCGATTATCCCATCGTACAGGGTCCGctgttttataagtttattttattttatttcaccctTGTGGCCGAATGCTATCCCTGTTTCTATTGCCATCAGTCAGCCTAAGGGACGGAAGTCGCTTATGGCAATTTGTCTTTGAATCgcgaaaacttttttatgtgtttttATATCATATTTTCTGATGCAGAGTTTGGGGACAGCCTGCTATTTCCCTAAACGAACTTGAAAAATCGACTGAAAACTACGTTTAATCTGGCATGTTTACCTGATCAACTATAATTAATCCTCCGAACCGACTCGGGCAAGATCTGTCAAACCTCTCTGTCTAACTAGCTAGCGCGCTGCGCGTTGAATTGTTCAGCAAAGCCTCAGCTATGAGTGCAGATCTTCTCATTCGAGGTCTTCTGcggtaaatagcctttggcttgtCCTGTTGTATCGCGTTGTAATGCAGTTTCCAAACCTAGTGAAAGGTATCTTAGCTGTGACCGAAACGTCGGATTTAGTTTACAACATGTGGCAACACTTAGGTGTCAGAAGTACACCAGAACACGGAAAGGACAGAGTTCAGTACGGTAAGCGGCGTGACAAGTTGCCACGCGTCTTGTGTCACGTTCGCCAAAACGAGGTCTCGTATCGAACTATACATCTGTTTACTTGAAGTGCTTATATTTGGCTGTAGTTTGCGGTGTTACGCACTGCAACCATAATATCTATTTGGAAATAGTTAAGAGTTAATACTACTCAGATGTCATATCACAAATACGGTATgttaaaaaaagtgtcgaatattttCAGTGTCGAATATTCGTCTGGAAATATGTTCAGTAAACCTAAGTCCGTAAAGGCATGTTATCTGAGACATGAACACTTCTTGCGTGATTCGAGTTGTGTTTACTGAATTACTTTTCTCTTGCTCCAaaatatgcaactgttttgaacaCTCTGTTTATCATATATTCCCATTATTGTAAATGTTCTTGAGTTTAATTGTTGATGACGTTTAGAACAGCTTCCGGAAATGTCAAAACGTAAAGTCGTACAGGTGGTTTGGAGTAGTCTTTCCCCACGTCACCACTCCATGTTGCTCTATACAAAACCGAACAATCAGCAAAATGCAGCCAAGCAAAACAATTCTAAACAACAAATCGAATCGCGTAAAGTGTCTTCGTGCTGGATCTGGATTCGGGAATTCCATTTACGCGCTGTCCGGAGAGGGGAGGCGACGAGTCAAAGCTAGGGAGGATGGCTGCGTGCTCAACAGGTTGTACAGTTTAAGTAGGAGAGACATTTCTCAGCTTATGACAGAGCGTACTGGGAATGAGATACCTATCGTGGAAATGTATTACTTCAGCCGTGGCAAGACAGAATAGCAGCTCTTGGTTTATGGTGTTGAAGTCTTAGGCCGTTGAGGGTGGCGAGCTTAACTTTACTAATGCATCAGATGTCAGTCTCATACGCAGTATGTTGAGGCAGTACGTGGGACGAAGCTGAAGTTCAAAAATATAGTGTGGTTGCTGTACTGAAAATAAGTAAAGAAGAATTCGTCTTCCACGTATTATGTCGGTATACCCTTTATAGGACTTGCCGTTATTAGTAGGAAACTGACTTAGCCACTGTGAGACAACAGTTTATTTGTAGGCCCTAACGTTCGTGTGGCTCGGTAGTATAGTGGTGTAGCCTTAGACCGTAGATCCAAAGGTGCCGGTTTCCATCCCCGGTCAGTTTTAGGACCTTTATCTTTCACTTACCTCTTCTTttacctctggcaatgtttgttaatgtgaaaaatgcgcaGATGCACTGTTATTCAGGCTCCACCTTAACCAGCAGGTCCTCTTataactggaggaggaggagaaagatatCAGTGTTTAAAATGTCCAGTTgacaacgcggtcattagagacggagcacaagctcggattagggaaatatggggaaggaaatctgtcgtgccctttcaaaggaaccagctttgcatttgcctgaagcgattttgggaaatcacgtgAAACCTAAATCAGGCCGGCCGGacaggatttgaaccgttgtccttacGAATGCTACTCCAGTGTGCTAATCCTCTTATAATTGACTGGGTTCATAagttcaaaggttggaggaagAGAACAACTTACCAGATTCTCTAGAAAGGTATACAGTTAGGCAGTACAGTGTTCAAACTAACCTCTGGGTTGATGAGGGCGTTCCTCTTTTTACCTTTAAGGGTGATAAAATTGGCAGTGCGATTCAGGCTGGTCTTCCCTGTCCGCAGCTGATCGTGCTCGCCGCCCTCGTGGCCGTGGCCCACGCCGGCTACCTAGGCGCCCCCGCCGTGGTCGCCCCCGCCGGCCCGGCCTACGCCGCGCGCGCCTACGCCGCCCCCTACGCCAGGGcgtacgccgcccccgccgccgtggCCGCTGAGTACGACCCCAACCCCCAGTACAGCTACGCCTACAACGTGCAGGACGCCCTCACTGGTGACTCCAAGGCGCAGCACGAAACCCGCAGCGGAGACGTCGTCCAGGGCAGCTACAGCGTCGCCGAACCCGACGGCTCCATCCGCACCGTCGACTACACCGCCGACCCCGTCAACGGCTTCAACGCCGTCGTGCACAGGGAGGGCGGCGCTCACCCCGCCCCCGTCGTGGCCGCCGCCCCCGCCTACGCTGCCGCCCCTGCGCTGGCCTACGGCAAGGCTTATCACGGCTAAACGCTCATCTGACCACAATGCACTGTCATAGCCATTATGTACAAACTTTTATACCCATTACTATATATTAGCGCATCTCAATAAATAGTCGCTCAAATACAATACTTGTCAAAGTTGTTTTTGTAACCATATCATACGTGCTCTTTCTAGATGAAAACCTTTGGTACTCGCCTACATAGCTGATCCTGTCCACATGTATAAATAACGCTATGGTTAACGCACccagtttattttttgtttatttatttgcagcgTGCTCCACTGTAAAACTACATGTAtgtactgcgtgtgtgtgtgtgtgtgtgtgtgtgtgtgtgtgtgtgcacgagcatatatatatatatattggtgttttgcccttaaagagcgcagttggactaaactacatggccagttactgttgctgccttccttgctgcccaaacttccctcgttcgctcactgtgtttctgtttccggtcctctgtccatgcttcttgtcggctttgtgtcttcggctttaTGTTGATTGCCTttctggttgcccatatttctttcatcttctggctgtgatctttct
This genomic stretch from Schistocerca cancellata isolate TAMUIC-IGC-003103 chromosome 2, iqSchCanc2.1, whole genome shotgun sequence harbors:
- the LOC126162605 gene encoding cuticle protein 21-like, with translation MACKLIVLAALVAVAHAGYLGAPAVVAPAGPAYAARAYAAPYARAYAAPAAVAAEYDPNPQYSYAYNVQDALTGDSKAQHETRSGDVVQGSYSVAEPDGSIRTVDYTADPVNGFNAVVHREGGAHPAPVVAAAPAYAAAPALAYGKAYHG